One genomic region from Epinephelus fuscoguttatus linkage group LG8, E.fuscoguttatus.final_Chr_v1 encodes:
- the sim1a gene encoding single-minded homolog 1-A: MKEKSKNAARTRREKENSEFYELAKLLPLPSAITSQLDKASIIRLTTSYLKMRIVFPEGLGESWGHVSRSTSLDGVSQELGSHLLQTLDGFIFVVAPDGKIMYISETASVHLGLSQVELTGNSIYEYIHPADHDEMTAVLTAHQPYHSHFVHEYEMERSFFLRMKCVLAKRNAGLTCGGYKVIHCSGYLKIRQYSLDMSPFDGCYQNVGLVAVGHSLPPSAVTEIKLHSNMFMFRASLDMKLIFLDSRVAELTGYEPQDLIEKTLYHHVHSCDSFHLRCAHHLLLVKGQVTTKYYRFLAKHGGWVWVQSYATIVHNSRSSRPHCIVSVNYVLTETEYKGLQLSLDQATSKASFPYSSSTASSLTENCRTPKSRVSRPKTKARLSPYTQYPSFQTERSESDQDSPWGSSPLTDSASPQLLEHGEGLDASCVYRQFTTDPRTLCYSLSEEHHHPTSDGYTHLHAHGQGQSCERGRCEAGRYFLGAPPPGRDTWWSTTRSVLPLSKSSLENREGCDSSMPHITAIHSYHGRGQWEEDSVVSSPDGGSASDSGDRYQADHYRCSPQEPSKIETLIRATQQMIKEEESRLQLRKGPPDAPLGPANGLPKGAGPCFTSEYPQGPLPIQTVVCRGLSHVISPAPSPAPLSRLSSPGSERLHKAKDYLQTDLSPLSLPLHHPFGRPGPCSASPTSAPALYPSHTHPRPYSDKHKAYSLTGYTLEHLYDPESLRGYCTSASTGPTHYDMTPHLRIQAEQTPGHKGTSVIISNGS, encoded by the exons GCCTGGGGGAGTCCTGGGGTCATGTGAGCCGCAGCACTTCTCTGGATGGAGTCAGCCAGGAGCTAGGCTCGCATCTCTTACAG ACATTAGACGGCTTCATTTTTGTGGTTGCTCCAGATGGGAAAATAATGTACATATCAGAAACAGCATCAGTGCACTTGGGCCTGTCACAG GTAGAGTTGACGGGAAACAGCATTTATGAATACATTCATCCAGCAGACCATGATGAAATGACAGCCGTCCTAACAGCACACCAGCCTTACCATTCACACTTTGTTCATG AATATGAAATGGAACGCTCCTTCTTTCTGAGAATGAAATGTGTCCTCGCTAAAAGAAATGCTGGGCTTACCTGTGGAGGCTACAAG GTGATCCACTGTAGCGGCTACCTGAAGATCCGTCAGTACAGCCTGGACATGTCTCCATTTGACGGCTGCTATCAGAACGTGGGGCTGGTGGCCGTCGGTCACTCGTTGCCACCTAGTGCTGTCACTGAGATCAAACTGCACAGCAACATGTTCATGTTCAGAGCCAGCCTGGACATGAAGCTCATCTTCCTCGACTCGCG GGTTGCAGAGTTGACAGGCTACGAGCCTCAGGATCTAATCGAGAAGACTCTGTATCATCATGTCCACAGCTGTGACTCCTTCCACCTGCGATGTGCTCATCACTTGT TGCTGGTGAAAGGTCAGGTCACCACTAAGTACTACCGTTTCTTGGCCAAGCATGGTGGCTGGGTCTGGGTTCAGAGTTATGCAACCATCGTACACAACAGCCGCTCATCCCGACCGCACTGCATTGTTAGTGTCAACTATGTTCTCAC GGAGACAGAGTATAAAGGCCTTCAGCTTTCTCTGGACCAGGCCACGTCCAAGGCCTCTTTCCcctacagcagcagcaccgcCAGCAGCCTTACGGAGAACTGCAGAACTCCGAAGAGCAGAGTATCACGGCCCAAGACCAAAGCTAGACTCTCGccatacacacag TATCCTAGTTTCCAGACAGAGCGCTCAGAGTCTGACCAGGACAGTCCCTGGGGCAGCAGCCCTCTCACTGACTCAGCCTCCCCTCAGCTGCTGGAGCACGGTGAAGGCCTGGATGCCTCCTGCGTGTACAGGCAGTTCACCACTGATCCCCGCACGCTCTGCTACAGCTTGTCTGAAGAGCACCATCACCCCACCAGCGACGGTTACACACACCTCCACGCACATGGTCAAGGTCAAAGTTGTGAGCGAGGTCGATGTGAGGCGGGGCGTTATTTTCTAGGAGCACCTCCGCCTGGCAGAGACACGTGGTGGAGCACCACCCGGTCTGTCCTACCGTTGAGCAAGAGCTCCTTGGAGAACCGTGAGGGATGTGACAGCAGCATGCCACACATCACAGCCATCCACAGCTACCATG GCCGGGGCCAGTGGGAAGAGGACAGTGTGGTTAGCTCCCCAGATGGGGGCTCAGCCAGTGACTCAGGGGATCGATACCAGGCTGACCACTACCGCTGCAGCCCACAGGAACCCAGCAAGATTGAGACACTGATCCGAGCCACACAGCAGATgatcaaagaagaagaaagtcgACTTCAGCTGCGTAAAGGCCCTCCAGATGCCCCACTGGGGCCCGCCAATGGGCTGCCAAAGGGTGCTGGTCCTTGCTTTACTTCTGAGTATCCTCAAGGGCCCCTGCCGATACAGACTGTGGTGTGTCGAGGTTTGAGTCATGTTATCAGCCCTGCACCTAGTCCTGCCCCCCTGTCCAGGCTCAGCAGTCCAGGTTCTGAACGCCTTCACAAGGCCAAAGACTACCTCCAAACAGACCTGTCCCCCCTTTCTTTGCCATTGCACCATCCATTTGGTCGGCCGGGTCCATGCTCGGCTTCCCCCACCTCAGCGCCAGCCCTTTACCCCTCCCACACTCACCCACGGCCCTACTCGGACAAGCATAAAGCCTACTCCCTGACAGGCTACACTCTGGAGCACCTGTATGACCCAGAGAGCCTTCGGGGCTACTGCACCTCAGCCAGCACGGGCCCCACCCACTACGATATGACCCCTCACCTCCGCATACAGGCAGAACAGACCCCCGGACATAAAGGCACCTCTGTCATTATCAGCAATGGCAGCTAA